The DNA region TGTACTTCTTGTAAGCCCGTTGACCACCAAACATTCGCGTCCGATGATCAGCCATGATTTTACCCGCACCGATCCCAAAGATGCCTTTTTGATTGCCAGCAATGCCCAGCGCGGTTATTTCGATTTCTACAAAGAATATAGCGATCAGGTAAAAGGGATGCATGCCTTAAGTATCGCCTATGATAAGCTGCGCAAGAACCTGGTACAGCAGCGCAACCGTATCCATGCCTTGCTTGATAGGTGCTTCCCTGAATTTTTGATAGAATTCCCTTTGGATACGAAAAGCTCTTCTTACCTTTTAAAGAAGTATTTTCTGCCGGCTCATTTCCTCTCTTTGGACCTGGAAAGCGAATCAGAAACGATCCGGAAACTATCTTGGGGCAAACGCGGCCGCAGCCATCTTGAAGCAATCCAAAAATATGCCCGGGCGAGTATCGGTACCCGTCTTGATGAAAACGAGGAAATGGCCGAACGCATGGCTTTGGATAGCTGGCTGGCCATGCAGGAGGTGATCGAAAAACAGATGGATGCGATCATGAAGCGTTTAATAGAGTTGGCCAGAGAGACGCCTTACTTAAAAATCATCACTTCTTTAAAAGGTATCTCTGAGCGGCAAGCGGCCTTGTTTATTGCCGAAACGCGCGACCTGGCCGGGTTTAGCCATTATAAACAGCTGGAAAAATACGCCGGTTACAGTTTGCGGCAATCACAATCGGGCAACTATGTGGGCCCGCGCCATATGAACCATATCGGCAACCGCCGTCTTTCCTGCATTTTATACAAGATGAGTGAAGAAACCATTAAATATATCCCCGAAGTGCGGGTTAAGTTTCTAAAGCGCCAGCTGACAAAAAGAAGTTACCGTAAAAATGTGGTGGCCGCCTCCGGCAATTTATTAAAGCTGATTATGGCGTTGGTCAAAGAAAAGCGGGTCTATGAATATCGTGGCAACCAAAGTGTGGACAGGTTGGTTTTTCTTGAGAAAAAGTATGCAAATCTGAAAGAATCGGATAAAGTACGTTTTGGTAAGAAAGTAGCATAGTTCTTTGTAATAGATTTATTTTATTTCAGGCAGCTGATAAATAGCTGAAGATAAATACAGACCGGGTGAACCCGCCGATTAACTTTCAGGAAGGTGTTGTCTTTTTCGGGCAATGCGCTTCGAATAACAGATAAGCGGGTTCGTCCCTGGTCCTTTGTGCCGAATAGAGAATAGGTTAATTCCGCCTTGGTGGGATGTAACGGAAGTAAGCCCGGGCTAAAGGATGCAGTGAAAAAAGGGACGGTCAGCTGGTTTAAAAGGTTCAGGTATACAGGCAGCGTACGCCCTGAAACAGGGTAATTATGCCAAAAAAGTGTATGAAAAGGTGGATTTGGAAAAGAAAAATCCTTTTTCACTCTGGATTTTTCTTGCAACTGGGCAAGTAGACTGAGGTTAAGGTGATTTGCCACTGTGTTAACTCTCAAACTGAAATCATGCTCCGAGTGGCAAATTCACCTTGAACCTTTTGTTAGCCAAAATTTATTTTAGGTATAACATTTTATTAATATGAAGTTCCTTATCTATTTCTAACTTATAGAAATAAACTCCTGAAGAATAGTTTTCAGCATTAAACCTATATTCGTACTCACCAGATGTTCTTTGCTCATTGGCAAGTATAGATATCTCCTTACCAAGGCTATTGTAAATAGTTAACTTTACGAGAGCACCTTTTTTAAGGTTAACTTTTATTATTGTCACAGGGTTGAAAGGATTTGGATAATTGTACGTTACTTTATAATCGGACGGTATAACCTCCTCAGTTTTATATGCAATATCAATCCTTGGTGAAACGCCCCCAACAGTTCCAAGAGCAATTAGAGAAAGTGAATATCCTTTTTCCAAATTAAACCATGGACCGCCATCCAAATAATACCATTCTCCGCCTCCGTTAACCAAAACAGTCAAATCTGAATAATACCAATCTTGTCCACTATAATGAGATGCTGATGGCCATATTTCAACTAAACTTTCTTTTCTATTAAACCTAGAAATACCGTTGGCAACATAAACGTTTCTTTTATTGTCAACAGACAACGGTAAAGAGAATCCTTTCGAAGGATTATGCCATGGTCCTTTTTTATTGAAAGTAATTTCTCCTCCGAACCGATCATAAACTGTAAAACCCGAATGTAACCATCCATTAAATTGCATATGACCAGAAGTGTTAACATCGTCCCAGCCACTAGTCCATGTTCCATTGTTTACAGAATAAATATTCCCATCTTGGTCAACATCCATTGGTAATGAATACCCTTTGTTAGGGTTATGCCACGGACCTCTCTTTGAACTAGAGGCAACTGAGGAGTAATTTCCATTTTTGTAGTAAATTGTAACACCAGAATAAAACCAATCAGGATGTGTATTAACATCATCCCAACCATATCCAAGTTCCAAAAAACGTTGATTATTTACAGAATATATATTTCCATCTCCATCAACTGCCATGGGTAACGAATACCCCTTACTTGGATTATGCCACGGACCAATACCTTTATAGTCGGTTGATGTTGTATAAGAAGTATTTTTCCAATAAACTGTAATATCTGATTTATACCATCCATTATGAGAGGAATGACCTCCTACTGGTTGCCATCCCCATTGTCCATACCGTGATTTGCCATTAGCAACATAAATGTTTCCTTCTGCATCAACAACCATTGGTAGTGAATATCCTAGAGTTGGACTGTGCCATGGACCCTTTTCTGTCAATTGATTAACACCATTAACCAATAAGTCTGAAGAATACCAACCAGGGTATAACCCACTAATCAAAACCAAATTCCCATTAACATTTACAGCGTAAGCATTTTCATCATCATCAACAGCCATCGGTAAAGAATATCCTTTACTAGGATTGTGAGAGGGACCTTTTTTTTGCAAAAATGGTTGAGTACTATTATTAGTTATATATTTCGTATAATCTGAATAAAACCATCCAGAATGTACATTTATATCATCCCACCCCATTAGAGGCTGGTTGCCATTGCCAGTGAAATAAATATCTTCTGGAATATCATATGCATACAAGCCTATTGTGCTTGGGTTAGTTTGTCTTGTGTAATAAACACGTTTCCCATCACGAGAAAAGGATGGATTAGGGTGAACCCTACTTCCATCCTTACTACCCCAAATTAAATTAATATTTGGGCTAGAAAACAAGGTGGCTAATGGGCTTAATTCTCCCGGTTTATATAAATGGATTTCTAGGGGGGTGCCACAACAATTATCTGCAGCAATAAAATCTCTATGATTATTTCCTATTTGTGGACCAGGCTTATATGTTGACAAAGCAATGTGATTATCATAAAGAGGTTCAACAACCTGAAGATCATCATTACCATTTCTAAGGTATATAATTCCATCATCGTTGTAAATCCTCTCATTATCCCACCAGGATGGATGGCTCCTAGAATCTGCGTGGTAAAAAACAATGTCATTTCCTAAAATGCCTAAGGGATCAGCAGCAAAGGTAAAACCAAAGTCAGCAGCAATTGTTTTTCCATTGGCTGGATTTGTTCCATAGACAGTTAATTTAATCCATATATAATTTCCATCAGGGCTAAAATATTTGTGGGCGATCATCCAATCTTCCGGATTCCAGGAATAAGCACTTATATCTCTAACTGGTAGGTGCATCATAGTGGGTAGCAAGGCTTGCATTTGTGCAATAAAAGCGGGAGTACCAAGTGCATGCACATCAAGTACAACTCTATCTCTTGTGCGATCAGATGGATCTACTAAAATAACATCCGGTATGGAACCAGCTTGAGTTATCTGCTGGCCTGTCAAAAGATATTTATTGTTTGGATCATAATCCCACGCATTAAGGCTACCAACTATACCTAAAGATGCACCTGTAATTGTTAGAGCATGATCAATTGTGGGCGAAGAAAAGTTAGAAATATCCCAAATATTAATTTCTGTTGAATTCTTAATCGCAAAATGGGTGTTATCAATCCATTTTATAAAAGCACCAGCATGTGGACTTGCACTAGTAGTCGTTACAAAAGAGGTTGCTGATGTATTTAAATTTTGTATCCAAACATCGACATTTACTTCAGGTATATTTGGATTATTACTATATGCTGTGGGATCAGATAGTTTTTCATATACTATAATGTTACCGTTGGGGCTTTCCATCGGCTGGTTCCACATATTAGCTTTTGAATCTGAGTCAATTAGAATTTCTTGCGACTGTATGATTGTCGTTGAACTAAAAATAAAGTAAATTAAAAATAGAAAAAGATTCTTCATTTTAACCTCCAGATAAGTTTGAATAATTATTTGTTGAAAACTTCATAAAAAAAATGATAAAAAATTAAAAATGAGTATACTTTTTGTTGGTAAGTCCTCAGGCTAACGGTGAATATTAATGGGCGCCCGCGCGGGGAAGTCCGTCCGGTTGACAAAATCATGCTCCGCGTGAAAGCGTCCCGTTGAATATTTTGTTAGAAGTGCCATTTAAACCTTTTGCCAAACCGTGAAAAGACAAACGAAATTTAAGCAACCCAAAAACCAAGCGCCATTGTTTTTAAAAACATTTTGATAGTGCAAAACAGGGAAGCGCCTCAAGTAAAATGCATTTTCAATATGCCGAACAAAAACTACAACCCAAGCATTTTACCCGGATTGAAACCTATGAATAAAAAACAACGTGAAAAGAACACTTTTTAAAACAGTCCAAAATTTTCGTAAAAAATAAAATTATTCTAAACAATGGCGCGACCTTGGAGGCATTGCACTTATAACGTTTAGTTAACCTGCCAATCGCATGTTGATATTCCACATATCATTCCAAACCCAACGCGGTTGGTCTGGTTCAACGAATTGTTATATTGAGCGCCTATGCTATGTGTATACTAACACTTTCATAACGGTATAAATATTAATTAAAAATTGCCAGAACGTCAACTGTTATTTTTTAACCTTCTGCTGGATGCAACCAGCTACTGGCCTTTACCCCAAAACTGTAATTTTGGACATACCAATCCCCGTGAATGGAATAGATAAAAAAGTTATGCCCCATAAAACATGTGCTCCTTTAAGAAGTGTCCAGGTATATAGTTTCGTTGTATTGTGGTTCGAGCAGCATTCGAAAAAACATAACTACCTTGCAACGCGGACAGCAATATGAATTCTCATTATCCTCTTCTTCGGGATCTGCTTCATTATTGACAGAACCTTCCATTTCATTACGAATACGCTTAAAAATTTCCTTCTTTACTTTTCCTGCCCAGAAACCGTAAAAGCGCACCTTATTAAAACCATGTGGCAGTATATGCAACAGAAACCGGCGTATAAACTCTGCCGCCGACAAGGTCATCTCTTTGTTAAACTTTCCATCCCCACTCCCTTGCCTGTAATCTTTGTAACCGAACCGTACATTCTTTTCTTTGCTGTCGATGATACGGTTGTTACTAATGGCAACACGGTGCGAATAACGTCCGATATAGCGCACAACCATCTCGGCGCTGCCAAAAGGTTTTTTACAATAAACCCGCCACTTCTTATGGGCGGTGGAATCCAGCATATGCTCAAATACGTGCGGCTCTTTGAATAGCTCGATAGTGTCCGGGATAACCAGTTGCCCCTTATACTGCATCTTCTTCAGTTTAGCTATAAACTTGCCACGGAACATCTTGCCCACAGCGCGCACCGGGAAGAGAAAACGGCCTCCATAAGGGACACTTTTCCAGTTACCACCATCTGTTATACCACCACCGGCCACAATCAGGTGCAGGTGTACATGTTGCGAAAGTGTCTGGCCCCAGGTATGCAGCAAGGCCAGGTAACCGCATTGTGCACCAAGATAACGGGGGTCTTTGGCAAAGCTGTTCAGCGTTTCTTTAACACAGCAAAAAAACAGGTTGTATAATAAACGCTTATTGTAGCTGATCAAATCATTTAAAGCATGGGGCAGCGTAAAAACTATATGGTAGTATGGAACTGGTAAAAGCTCTTTTAACCGTTCATTGACCCATTTCTCTCTCAAGATATACTGGCAGTTGGGGCAGTGCCGGTCACGGCAGGGATTATAACAAGGACGGTCAACGCCACAGGACGGGCAGTGGAAAAGATGACCCCCATGCACAGATGTGCGACAGTTCATTATCGCGTTAACAACTTTCCACTGTTTGGGCGACAGCTTATGGTCCTGGCTGTACCCTTTGATGTTGTCCCGGAAAATACTGGCTACGGTTGCTGTTGACATATCATTTAAATGGTGTACATAAGTACATATTATATAAGAAATGAAATGTCAATATACAAGTAAATATTTAGAGGGCCGGAAGAGATAAAATCAATCAGCCTGCGGATATAACCGCTTCAATATAACGGTGAATATTAACCGGATTTTACGTTGAAAAACTATCCGGTTGCCGATTCATGCTAGCACGTAAAATTCCGTGTTGAATATTTTGTTAGAAGGGCCACTAAAGCCCCGTTAATTTTGTAACAATTTAAACATTGACTAACCAAAAAACCAGCTTTGGTCGACGGTGAACTTTGAATTGCCAAAAAACATTTTGACAAACCCACAAGGCAAAAAGCAAACCCAAAGCAAAGTAAAAACATCGGGTGAGCTAAGGCAGGCAACGAACCCCGCGCTCAAACCGAGATATTTATAAAACTCTTAGCGAACAAAAAACAGTTTGCATTTTGCCACCTTGGAAAAACCACACACCAAAAAAACTTTGGAGCAGGGCAGAACCATAAAATTGAAAAGAACATCTTTTACCTTAAAACAGTTTTTGACCCAAGTTTTAAAACCGGCGGGCAAAGCAGCCTGGAAACCAACCGCCCTTATAACGACATGTGTTTAGCTGATTTGACACTGAAAAAACTCTCAACCTAAAATCATGCTCCGAGTGGCAAATTCAGTTACAACACCGTGTTATGCACCTTTATTATTTATAAAACGATTTTAATAGTGAAGACCTCGTAAGGTTTTTCACGTCAAACATTTCAATAAATTCATCCATTTCTTGGTTACCATTGAACTTATAAATATATTCTTTGCCTTCTTTTTCTTTACCAAGTAAAACCAGGCACAAGCCAATATGAAAATGGTTGTTTATATCACTGTACTTTTTTTGATTTAATCGTTCCTTATAAAGATCAAGTGCTTTTAAATAATGTCTTTTAGCATCTTCTTTGTGTTTAAGGAAATCATATTGCATGCCTAATCCAAATTCAACTTCAGCAAAATCCGGCTTTAGTTTTAATACTTCTTTCATTGTGGTTAAGGCCAACTCATAATCCTTCTTTTCTTGGTATAATCCAATTTGTGAAGTTAAAGCATGATAATAGGTTGTATCAATTTTATATGATCGATCAAGTAAAACTAATGCAGAATCAATAACTTTTATCCTTTTGGATCCAGTCTCAAAAACATTATCAAATGACATTTGCATTGCTTGTTTCTGCAAATTAATTGATTCCTGACTCCATTTTGAGGAACTGTCTACATCTTGTGCAAATAGTGTTGTTAAGGATAGAATAAATAGGATTTTTATTATTTTCATATATTTATCTGTAATGTGCATAACGACCGAATGTTAACCGGCGCCGCGCGGGATTTAACCACCGGATGCCGAGTCATGCTCCCCGTGTGAGCGTCCGCGTTGAACATTTTGTTATAATTTTTTTTAATAGTAACGACATTTTTAAAAAAGATCACTTATATCAAATTCAATATTTGAATGGCTATATTTGTATTTTTCAATTCGTGTTTTAGTTGGTTCGGTAGTGCAACTACATCCACTTTCACTCTCGGGAGTATAGTGAACTATCATTTCAGAATATTGATTTTCATTAATACTATATGCTCTACTAAAGATATTTGGTTTTACAGGCAATACAAGACCGACTTTCAGAGAGTCAAATTTTTGATCACTATTTACTGATAAATAAAACTTTCCTGTAGTATCTGTTATAAAAATAGAAACTTCATTATCAATGCGTCTTCCATATAAGGCTGAATAATCTTCCTGATATTCATTCTTTCCGAAAAGTTGTATTGTGTAATTTTCCTTTGAAATTGTTGAATCGCAGACAAGATGACCTGAATAATTATATTCAAACAATGGCTGCTTTGGGGATGTTGCAAAATTTAGGCTTATAAGAAGCCAAAGTAGTACGAAAATAAAAGTACTTTTTTTCATAATTATTACCTTAAAATTATAACGACTGATATTTAGCCGATTTGCGAATGTAAAACTTTCAAACCGAAATCATGCCTCGACGAGCAAATTCGGTTACAATATTTTGTTATGCACTTTTAGGAAAACTCCTTAGAAAGCAAAATATGAATTCTTTTCAAGATCATAAATAAAGTTAATACAAAGGAAAAAATAAAAAAATAACCAATTAAATTAATAGTCAAATATATGATACCACATGAAAAATAATAATTACCAATTAAAATAATTACTGAAAAAATAGACACTAATATTGAATAAGAAATATTTGAATAAATTTCTTTTAAGAATCTTTGCTTTAGAGCATTATCTGAGTGGTTGTTTTTATTAATAATATCATAAACAAGTAGCAAAAGGTTAAATAAAAGTGCTGCAAATATTGAAAGTGCCGTTATTAATATGCTTGATAGTTCTTTTGTAATAACTACCTTAAAATAAATTAATAATGTTGAACAGATAAGTGGAAGAACTATAAAAACAATGTAATCAAGATAATTTACTTCCTGAGTTTTATACTTCTTGAATGTTGTAAAATGATCACTTATTATTTTGCTAAGACCGACCTTACTCATGAGCTTGCCCTCTCAGTGCAACTCTTAAATCGTTTAATAAACCATTAGATGCTTGAAGAATACTATCATAGTCAGGATGTCCATTCTCATTAATGGAAACATCACCTGTAATATCAAAATAAGCTCTTATCTTATGTAAATCTGATAAATCTATTGTTCTCGTTTCATTGTCTAATTTTACTTCAACTTTAATAGTATCATAATCAAAGTTTGTAAGTTCAAACAAATTACTTACATCCTTTTCTCTATTCATAAATTCAATTAGTCTATTTGGAACAAAAGATAAAAATTGGTTTCGTTTTGCACGTACAACTAATTCTGTTGAACTTATTTCTTCAGTATGTCCATTGTTGTCATAAGCCTCCGCAATATCATTTGGTACTTCAAATTTTATAAATCTAATTTTTGTAACAACACCGTCTCTTAAATGCTGATCAACTATTTGTGATGGAAGTAAAGGATTCATTTCAACAATGTAGTCTGGAAATAATTGATTAAAGTAGGAATTAAAGTCATTTGAAAACGCTTTTCTAATACCGAATTGACCAAAACGTTGTAAAATAAGAATCCCTTCATCTGCATTATTTGGTAAAAATACTTGAAAAAAGAATGGAAGTAATTCTGCTTCATTCACACTTCTCAAATAT from Calditrichota bacterium includes:
- a CDS encoding transposase, whose amino-acid sequence is MTTKHSRPMISHDFTRTDPKDAFLIASNAQRGYFDFYKEYSDQVKGMHALSIAYDKLRKNLVQQRNRIHALLDRCFPEFLIEFPLDTKSSSYLLKKYFLPAHFLSLDLESESETIRKLSWGKRGRSHLEAIQKYARASIGTRLDENEEMAERMALDSWLAMQEVIEKQMDAIMKRLIELARETPYLKIITSLKGISERQAALFIAETRDLAGFSHYKQLEKYAGYSLRQSQSGNYVGPRHMNHIGNRRLSCILYKMSEETIKYIPEVRVKFLKRQLTKRSYRKNVVAASGNLLKLIMALVKEKRVYEYRGNQSVDRLVFLEKKYANLKESDKVRFGKKVA
- a CDS encoding T9SS type A sorting domain-containing protein, with product MKNLFLFLIYFIFSSTTIIQSQEILIDSDSKANMWNQPMESPNGNIIVYEKLSDPTAYSNNPNIPEVNVDVWIQNLNTSATSFVTTTSASPHAGAFIKWIDNTHFAIKNSTEINIWDISNFSSPTIDHALTITGASLGIVGSLNAWDYDPNNKYLLTGQQITQAGSIPDVILVDPSDRTRDRVVLDVHALGTPAFIAQMQALLPTMMHLPVRDISAYSWNPEDWMIAHKYFSPDGNYIWIKLTVYGTNPANGKTIAADFGFTFAADPLGILGNDIVFYHADSRSHPSWWDNERIYNDDGIIYLRNGNDDLQVVEPLYDNHIALSTYKPGPQIGNNHRDFIAADNCCGTPLEIHLYKPGELSPLATLFSSPNINLIWGSKDGSRVHPNPSFSRDGKRVYYTRQTNPSTIGLYAYDIPEDIYFTGNGNQPLMGWDDINVHSGWFYSDYTKYITNNSTQPFLQKKGPSHNPSKGYSLPMAVDDDENAYAVNVNGNLVLISGLYPGWYSSDLLVNGVNQLTEKGPWHSPTLGYSLPMVVDAEGNIYVANGKSRYGQWGWQPVGGHSSHNGWYKSDITVYWKNTSYTTSTDYKGIGPWHNPSKGYSLPMAVDGDGNIYSVNNQRFLELGYGWDDVNTHPDWFYSGVTIYYKNGNYSSVASSSKRGPWHNPNKGYSLPMDVDQDGNIYSVNNGTWTSGWDDVNTSGHMQFNGWLHSGFTVYDRFGGEITFNKKGPWHNPSKGFSLPLSVDNKRNVYVANGISRFNRKESLVEIWPSASHYSGQDWYYSDLTVLVNGGGEWYYLDGGPWFNLEKGYSLSLIALGTVGGVSPRIDIAYKTEEVIPSDYKVTYNYPNPFNPVTIIKVNLKKGALVKLTIYNSLGKEISILANEQRTSGEYEYRFNAENYSSGVYFYKLEIDKELHINKMLYLK
- a CDS encoding IS91 family transposase; amino-acid sequence: MSTATVASIFRDNIKGYSQDHKLSPKQWKVVNAIMNCRTSVHGGHLFHCPSCGVDRPCYNPCRDRHCPNCQYILREKWVNERLKELLPVPYYHIVFTLPHALNDLISYNKRLLYNLFFCCVKETLNSFAKDPRYLGAQCGYLALLHTWGQTLSQHVHLHLIVAGGGITDGGNWKSVPYGGRFLFPVRAVGKMFRGKFIAKLKKMQYKGQLVIPDTIELFKEPHVFEHMLDSTAHKKWRVYCKKPFGSAEMVVRYIGRYSHRVAISNNRIIDSKEKNVRFGYKDYRQGSGDGKFNKEMTLSAAEFIRRFLLHILPHGFNKVRFYGFWAGKVKKEIFKRIRNEMEGSVNNEADPEEEDNENSYCCPRCKVVMFFRMLLEPQYNETIYLDTS